TGAGGGCAGGCCCCCAGATGAGCGCGATCAACCCGGCCGCCGCAAGATAAGGCCCGAACGGAATCGGCGCGTTGCGGCTGCGGCCTTTCACGGCCATCAGCAGAATGCCGACTACCGCACCAACGAAAGATGAGAGCAGAATCACCAGCGGCAGCATCTGCCAGCCGAACCAGGCGCCGATGGCGGCGAGCAGTTTGAAATCGCCGTAGCCCATGCCTTCCTTGCCGGTGGCGAATTTGAACAGCCAGTATACCGCCCACAACACCAGATAGCCGGCAACCGCGCCGATGATCGCCGATTGCAGATTGGCAAACACTCCGCTCAGATTGAGCAGTAGGCCCGCCCACAGCAGGGGAAGCGTGATGTCGTCGGGCAGCAGTTGCGTATCGAGATCGATGAAAGTGAGCGCAATCATGCACCAGGCGAAAACCAGCGCGGCAAGAGCGGCCGGGCTGAAACCGAAATGCCAGGCAATGCCGGCGCTCACCAGGCCGGTGAGTGCTTCGACCAAGGGATAGCGGCTGGCGATGGGGGCGTGGCAGCCGGAGCATTTGCCGCGCAGCCAGAGGTAGCTCAGGACCGGGATGTTCTCCAGGGCGGTGATGGGCTTGCCGCAAGCCGG
This portion of the Burkholderiales bacterium genome encodes:
- a CDS encoding A24 family peptidase, encoding MAFFHLLQTSPLALVIACLVLGLMMGSFLNVVIHRLPKMLEQKWQMQCAELEGETPAPAPRFNLIVPRSACPACGKPITALENIPVLSYLWLRGKCSGCHAPIASRYPLVEALTGLVSAGIAWHFGFSPAALAALVFAWCMIALTFIDLDTQLLPDDITLPLLWAGLLLNLSGVFANLQSAIIGAVAGYLVLWAVYWLFKFATGKEGMGYGDFKLLAAIGAWFGWQMLPLVILLSSFVGAVVGILLMAVKGRSRNAPIPFGPYLAAAGLIALIWGPALNQLYSSTLRL